Below is a genomic region from Candidatus Liberimonas magnetica.
TTATTATACGGATGAAAAGTATTTTACGTACATCGATGAAAAACTCACCAGAAAAAGCCAGTTCAATATCTGGGGGTTCCAGGAAAAATATTACGGGAAGAACGGTCTTTATGTCAATACAGACGACATGACCCTGGAACCATACAAGGAATTATTTGAAAGCTGCGACGCTCCAAAGATGCTTACAGTTTACAGGAACGGTTTCCCCATCAGGGGCTACAGGATAACCTACGGGAAAAATCTGATAAACAAAATGCAGCTCATTTAGGGTATTGACAAAACAAAAAATATTTGTTATATTAATAATGAAGACATAGATGTCTTAGTAGTTGCAACGAAGCTCCCAACATTAGGCGGAGCTTTTTTTATTTGCCGGTCATTGACTGGCAAATAACCCTGTGGTTAGTTTTATTCTATAAACCAGAACAAAACTGCATGGGGTAGATTAAATTTGTTAATTAAGGTTGTATAGGACAATGAAGCCCTTTTTGTAAGGCAGGATGCCTTTAAAAAGGGTTTTTCTATTAATAGGCAAAGTAGCCTGTACTAGGCATAGGCGCCCACAAGAAATGTGGGTTTTTATTTTTGAAAACAATTTGGAGGATAATCCCGCCCTGGCGGGATTTCACGCATTGAAATTTACATTAAGGAGTTCAAAATGAAAAAATTAATATGTTTGTTGTTTTTTACTGGTTACTGGTTACTGGTCACTGTTCACTGTAACGCTACACCGTCTACTCAAATATGGAACCCGTCAACTGATATACAGGGAGTGAAAACATTTCATCTTGGCATTGATGATTATTTTTCTGTATCAAATAATGATACAAAGCCCTATCAGTTCGCCACTGATGTCAACCTTACCTATGGTTTGGTAAAGAACCTGGAAGTCGGAATAGATATATTTGAACCTTCCACAGATCCGTTTCAATTTAATGCCAAATACGGGCTGCCGGAAACGGATCAATTGCCGGCCATGGCGGTTGGAGCAATGAACTTGGGCACTAAAACCGATGTTACCAACTACAACATATTATATGTAGTTGCCGCAAAGACATTTAAACCACTTCCCCGCTTGTCGCTTGGATATTATTCCGGTAATGACAAGCTGTTTGTTGATGAGCTTGGCGAAAAAGCAAATACTGGACTGATATTGAGCCTTGATAAACAGTTAACCGATAACGTGTGGGCTTGTATTGACTATGCTTCCGGCAAGAGCTGGTACGGCGAAACGAGTTTTGGTTTTTCCTACCTGTTTGCCACGAACACCAGCATAATCTTTGGTTATGTAGTTTACAATAATGACAAGATAAACAAAAACAACCAGGTTACAACACAGTTGGATATAAATTTTTAAAGATAGACAACAGACAACAGACAGAAGGCATAAAAGCCCTGGTTTTGAGTCTGTGGTCTGAAGTCTCAAGTCTGATATACGGAGGTTACTAAAATGGATAATATATTAAAAATCGACAGTGGCGACACAGCCTGGGTACTGATGTCAACAGCACTTGTTATGCTGATGACACTTCCGGGGCTTGCTTTTTTTTATGGAGGGTTGGTAAGAAAGAAAAATGTGCTAAGCATTCTGATGCAATGCGCAATTATGTTATGTGTAATAAGTTTGCAATGGATATTGTTCGGTTATAGCCTTGCATTCGGGCCAAATAAAGGTTTCTGGGGAGGGTTTCAATGGCTGGGTTTAAACGGTGTAGGCCTTGAACCGTACGCCGATTATGCAGGAACAATCCCGCATCAACTGTTTATGATATTTCAAGCGATGTTTGCCGTAATAACTCCTGCTTTGATAATAGGCGCATTTGCGGAAAGAATGAAGTTTTCGGCATTCCTTCTATTTAGCATACTATGGGCTACCTTTGTGTATGACCCTATAGCTCACTGGGTATGGGGTATAGGCGGTTTCTTAAGAAACATGGGCGCCCTTGATTTTGCAGGAGGTACTGTAGTCCATATTAATGCCGGTATTGCTGCCATAGTCACAGCCATTGTAATTGGAAGAAGGAAAGGTTACGGGTCGCCAATACCACCGCACAATTTACCGTTTACCATGTTAGGTGCAGGCCTTTTGTGGTTCGGCTGGTTCGGGTTTAATGCTGGAAGCGCCCTTGCGGCAAACGGTCTTGCAGTCAATGCTTTTATTGTGACGAATACAGCTTCGGCTGCTGCCGGGCTTATGTGGGCGGTTCTTGAATGGTTCCATAACGGTAAACCTACCACCCTTGGTGTTGCCACAGGCGCTGTTGCCGGCCTTGTTGCTATAACCCCGGCTTCAGGCTTTGTGGGTTCCATGTCCGCTATCTTAATAGGTTTAGGTGTCAGCCTGATATGTTTTATAATGGTTGCTGTAGCTAAACCGAAGCTTGGTTATGACGATTCTCTTGACGCTTTCGGCGTCCACGGCATAGGAGGGATTTGGGGTGCCCTTGCTACAGGGCTTTTTGCTTCAAAAGCTGTCAATCCTGCAGGTGCTGACGGGTTATTTTTTGGAAATCCGGCACAGTTCATCATTCAGCTAAAAGCCGTAATGATAACTATCGCTTACAGTTTCATGGTAACCTTATTGATATACAAATTAGTTGACGTATTAATAGGGGTAAGGGCTAAGGAAAAAGAGGAAGTGCTAGGCCTTGATTTAACAGAACACCACGAAGGAGCGTATACGGTGTTATAAAAATTGTAGGGGCGGGCCTTGCGTCCGCCCGATATAAAATAATATAAAATCATCAAAATGGGCGGACGCAAGGCCCGCCCCTACCAAAAAGGAGGCAGTCATGAAGTTGATTATCGCGATAATCAAGCCGGACAGGCTGGAAGATGTAAAAAAGGAATTGTACAAAAAGGAAGTTAATCTAATTACGGTCAATGAAGTGCTTGGCCACGGCAGGCAAAAAGGCGTGACAGAAGTTTACCGCGGGGTTGTGGAAAGCGGGAATCTCTTAAGAAAAGTCAGGCTTGAGATAGCCGTAAACGAGAACTTTGTGCAGCCTACGATTGATGCCATAGTAAAAGGAGCGCGGACAGGCGAGATAGGTGACGGGAAGATATTTGTCCTAGACCTGCCCAGGGTAATAAGGATTAGGACCGGCGAAGAAGGCGGGGAAGCGATAGGATAAAGATAGACAGCAGGCCACAGACTACAGACAATAGGCAAATACAAAATAAAAACTGGAGTTTTAAAGTCTGTGGTCTGAAGTCTCAAGTCTGATGTTGAAGTAGTCTAAATTAAAAAAATT
It encodes:
- a CDS encoding P-II family nitrogen regulator encodes the protein MKLIIAIIKPDRLEDVKKELYKKEVNLITVNEVLGHGRQKGVTEVYRGVVESGNLLRKVRLEIAVNENFVQPTIDAIVKGARTGEIGDGKIFVLDLPRVIRIRTGEEGGEAIG
- a CDS encoding ammonium transporter; the encoded protein is MDNILKIDSGDTAWVLMSTALVMLMTLPGLAFFYGGLVRKKNVLSILMQCAIMLCVISLQWILFGYSLAFGPNKGFWGGFQWLGLNGVGLEPYADYAGTIPHQLFMIFQAMFAVITPALIIGAFAERMKFSAFLLFSILWATFVYDPIAHWVWGIGGFLRNMGALDFAGGTVVHINAGIAAIVTAIVIGRRKGYGSPIPPHNLPFTMLGAGLLWFGWFGFNAGSALAANGLAVNAFIVTNTASAAAGLMWAVLEWFHNGKPTTLGVATGAVAGLVAITPASGFVGSMSAILIGLGVSLICFIMVAVAKPKLGYDDSLDAFGVHGIGGIWGALATGLFASKAVNPAGADGLFFGNPAQFIIQLKAVMITIAYSFMVTLLIYKLVDVLIGVRAKEKEEVLGLDLTEHHEGAYTVL